Proteins encoded in a region of the Planococcus citri chromosome 1, ihPlaCitr1.1, whole genome shotgun sequence genome:
- the LOC135832683 gene encoding proton-coupled amino acid transporter-like protein pathetic, with protein MAQTCKSPTLISLQNIPMQDKEKENPSPESPVILEKSLMEEEYDPHAYGKQHNPTIFWGPILHLLKYIVGTGVLLLPYTFRSVGYAVAIFGTIFVCVLYIHVIHLLLEVEYQLCKKLKTPNLTYLGIVQGAFEQGPRFFRKLVPVGKFLVYFHNVFNKSLMNSVYLITIANNFKVVIDHYYETNTDVITIMTALMVPLIGLALIRELKFLVPLSMMTNAFSVLNLLLISIIPSSYDGTADMKAVNDIFQFPNFFAVLLGSFECTTLSLPVKNDMKNPKRFTTFFGVLNIALSTTAIVYGVFGILGYAKYGDRLQTNIMLNLPPGEAIPLVILSLHTLGMCTSFILFVYISYDTIWNNVFSGKRVKHPLVIECAVRVTICILTYCFAVAIPDFRLLLSLTNVIGILMDEGMPPILHMLLLVKKEGQSTRFYLTLLKDFVIVSICFCLFMAALVDVVQNIITFYY; from the coding sequence ATGGCACAAACCTGCAAATCGCCTACGCTGATTTCGCTTCAAAATATTCCGATGCAGgacaaagaaaaagaaaatcccTCGCCCGAATCACCTGTAATTCTAGAAAAATCATTGATGGAGGAAGAATACGATCCTCATGCGTATGGCAAACAGCATAATCCAACCATTTTCTGGGGCCCTATTCTGCACTTATTAAAATACATCGTTGGAACCGGGGTATTACTTCTACCATACACATTCAGAAGCGTCGGCTATGCAGTAGCCATTTTTGGTACAATATTCGTTTGTGTCCTGTACATACACGTGATACACCTTTTGTTAGAGGTTGAATATCAACTCTGCAAGAAGCTGAAGACTCCTAATTTAACTTACCTCGGCATCGTGCAAGGAGCATTCGAACAAGGACCCAGGTTCTTCCGAAAATTAGTACCAGTTGGCAAATTCTTGGTGTACTTTCATAACGTTTTCAACAAATCACTGATGAACAGCGTTTATTTGATAACGATAGCGAATAATTTCAAAGTGGTGATCGACCACTACTACGAGACGAACACGGACGTCATCACCATCATGACCGCATTGATGGTGCCTCTGATTGGTTTAGCTTTGAttcgagaattgaaatttctcgttCCACTGTCCATGATGACTAACGCGTTCAGTGTTTTAAATCTGTTATTAATTAGTATCATTCCGAGCAGTTACGATGGCACAGCCGATATGAAAGCCGTCAACGACATCTTTCAGTTTCCGAATTTTTTCGCCGTTCTTCTAGGATCGTTCGAATGTACGACACTTAGTTTGCCTGTAAAAAACGACATGAAAAATCCCAAACGCTTTACGACTTTTTTCGGTGTACTCAACATAGCCTTATCGACAACTGCCATAGTTTACGGCGTTTTTGGAATACTCGGTTATGCTAAATACGGCGATCGACTGCAAACAAATATCATGTTGAATTTACCCCCTGGTGAGGCGATTCCGCTGGTTATTCTGAGTTTGCACACTCTGGGAATGTGCACctctttcattttattcgtaTACATTTCTTACGATACCATATGGAATAATGTATTCAGTGGCAAGCGTGTGAAGCATCCTCTAGTCATCGAGTGCGCTGTTCGAGTAACAATCTGCATCTTAACTTACTGCTTCGCGGTCGCCATTCCAGATTTCAGACTGCTGCTCTCTCTAACCAATGTAATAGGTATATTGATGGATGAGGGTATGCCACCCATTTTACATATGCTTTTGCTGGTCAAAAAAGAAGGCCAAAGTACACGTTTCTATTTGACTTTATTGAAAGATTTCGTCATTGTTTCGATTTGTTTTTGCTTATTTATGGCAGCTCTAGTTGACGttgttcaaaatattataacattttattattag
- the dachs gene encoding unconventional myosin-Va isoform X2, with protein MATLGLSKVFILDKYFTELQKYWETERKLQDDVLVKHISAVNANVNDAYSNGPKSKASMLLLPSAAAKTASPTSGQLGDLIYLPGPLTEDAVFKCLQARFTAKQYFTNVGPVLISVNPFADDKNPLTLASMRSVSLDAKLLKVVQDAVRQQSETSYPQAIILSGVSGSGKTYASMLLLRQLFDVAGGGPETDAFKHLAAAFTVLRSLGSAKTASNSESSRIGHFIEVQVTHGALYRTKIHCYFLDQTRVVRPLPNEKNYHIFYQLLVGLTSEERMKLNLDGYNVNNLNYLKHGDVNQDEVDDANRFQTWKICLGVLGIPFMDVVRVLAAVLLLGNVHFVDGNKNGKTCGGSDVKSLVISEVSVVGESELNSVATLLGVSAQSLFRGITSRTHNARSQLVKSFSDANMSNLVRDSLAKALYCRTVATIVRRANSLKRLGSTLGTLSSDSNESVHNQAEVASQHASTVGTAGSKSNKSMVALNNAVRRATDGSIGILDMFGFEEPKPACLEHLCINLCAETMQHFYNTHIFKSSIESCRDEGINCDVEIDYVDNVPCIDLISSLKTGLLSMLDVECSKRGSAESYVTKVFKSEHRYKGKLFESKPFDGRTFGIQHFAGRVTYDATDFLDTNKDVVPDDLVAVFHKQTCSFGFATHLFGSELKALYTSDVVPRGISFRISPTSHSDLLNGDEPVSTLTQDFHTRLDNLLRSLVHAKPHFVRCIKANNSETPRLFDRSTVMKQIRSLQILETVTLMAGGYPHRMRFKAFNTRYRLLAPFAKMRCIEERAAEDCRLILQRIDNKSDLKQNHEVSMSWAFGKKHIFYSEGIRQLLESLRNETRYRAAVIIQSLWRGWYARKKWPSLKCTLQLHQPVTSATGHVVNSNLNARAAAAAAVSASIASAASNLNGSGGGAISVQQHANNAASAAPATANSASAAALASASASATLTRPRPQPIAGTPPPDPNEKCDAKIIQQTCTLFGLDLERPPPVPPSRSYTITGNKKFGYPQTRVMKTSFPEESGAEVTLMKGDSVTVVGTSNKRGHLLVEHANHNLIHVPFQFLELKPSTSLTTVQ; from the exons ATGGCAACTTTAGGACTATCGAAAGTTTTTATCCTGGATAAATACTTCACCGAATTACAAAAGTACTGGGAAACGGAGAGAAAATTGCAAG aTGACGTGCTTGTAAAGCACATAAGCGCCGTAAACGCCAACGTAAACGATGCGTACTCCAACGGCCCGAAATCGAAGGCTTCGATGTTGTTATTACCCTCGGCGGCGGCCAAAACTGCGTCGCCGACCAGCGGCCAGCTTGGCGATTTGATTTATTTACCCGGACCTCTGACAGAGGATGCAGTTTTTAAATGCTTGCAAGCTAGATTCACAGCCAAGCAATATTTC ACTAATGTTGGTCCAGTTTTGATATCTGTGAATCCGTTCGCCGATGACAAGAATCCGTTGACGTTGGCCAGTATGAGATCCGTATCCTTGGATGCGAAATTACTGAAAGTCGTTCAAGATGCGGTACGGCAACAGTCCGAGACAAGTTATCCGCAAGCTATTATTCTGTCGG GTGTTAGCGGCTCGGGTAAAACATACGCTTCAATGTTGCTGTTGAGGCAGTTATTCGACGTCGCTGGCGGAGGACCCGAAACGGACGCTTTCAAACATTTAGCTGCCGCATTTACTGTACTTCGTTCTTTGGGATCTGCTAAGACTGCTTCGAATTCTGAATCTAGTCGAATT GGCCATTTTATCGAAGTTCAAGTTACTCACGGTGCTTTGTACCgcacaaaaattcattgttATTTCCTCGACCAAACCAGAGTCGTGAGGCCTTTACCGAATGAAAAGAATTATCATATATTTTATCAGTTATTGGTGGGATTGACCTCCGAAGAAAGAA TGAAACTCAACTTGGACGGATACAACGTGAATAATTTGAACTATTTGAAACACGGCGACGTAAACCAGGATGAAGTTGACGACGCTAATCGTTTTCAAACGTGGAAAATTTGCTTAG GCGTATTGGGTATACCGTTTATGGACGTGGTTCGAGTTTTGGCCGCTGTTCTACTTTTGGGAAATGTGCACTTCGTCGACGgcaataaaaatggtaaaaccTGCGGTGGCAGTGACGTAAAATCACTGGTCATTTCTGAAGTGTCGGTGGTCGGCGAATCCGAGCTGAACTCTGTCGCTACTTTGTTAGGCGTATCAGCCCAGTCTCTGTTCAGAGGCATAACTTCCAGAACGCATAATGCTAGATCGCAATTGGTGAAATCGTTTTCAGATGCAAATATG TCAAACTTGGTTCGAGATTCGTTGGCCAAAGCTTTATATTGTCGTACTGTTGCAACCATAGTCCGCAGAGCAAACAGTTTGAAGAGGCTTGGTTCCACATTGGGCACTTTAAGCAGCGATTCCAACGAGTCCGTTCATAATCAAGCCGAA GTGGCGAGTCAACACGCTTCGACGGTCGGTACAGCTGGTTCCAAGTCCAATAAGTCAATGGTCGCTTTGAACAACGCTGTCAGACGAGCTACAGACGGTTCCATTGGTATTTTGGATATGTTCGGCTTCGAAGAACCCAAA CCTGCCTGCTTGGAACATTTATGCATTAATTTGTGCGCCGAGACTATGCAGCATTTCTACAACACTCACATCTTCAAATCAAGCATAGAATCGTGTCGAGACGAAGGGATCAATTGCGACGTGGAAATCGATTATGTAGACAACGTTCCATGTATCGATTTGATATCTTCTTTG AAAACGGGTCTATTAAGTATGCTGGATGTGGAATGCTCAAAACGCGGTTCGGCCGAGTCCTACGTCACCAAAGTATTCAAATCTGAGCATCGATATAAAGGCAAACTGTTCGAATCGAAACCGTTTGATGGAAGAACTTTCGGTATCCAGCATTTTGCTGGACGTGTAACGTACGATGCCACCGATTTCTTGG ATACAAATAAAGACGTGGTGCCTGATGATTTAGTCGCAGTTTTTCATAAACAAACGTGCAGTTTCGGTTTCGCTACTCATCTTTTTGGCAGCGAGTTGAAAGCTTTATATACTTCGGATGTTGTTCCACGAGGTATAAGCTTTCGAATATCACCAACGTCGCATTCTGATTT ATTGAATGGAGATGAACCTGTGTCGACGCTGACTCAAGATTTCCACACGAGGCTGGACAATTTGCTACGTTCACTGGTACACGCGAAACCACATTTTGTGCGATGTATTAAAGCGAATAATTCAGAAACACCGCGTCTGTTTGATCGTAGCACTGTCATGAAGCAGATACGTTCGttacagattttagaaactgtCACTCTGATGGCTGGTG gcTATCCTCATCGAATGCGCTTCAAAGCGTTCAATACGCGGTATCGGCTGTTGGCTCCGTTTGCTAAAATGCGCTGCATCGAAGAGCGCGCTGCCGAAGATTGTCGACTAATTTTACAACGTATTGACAACAAAAGcgatttgaaacaaaatcatgAAGTTAGCATGAGCTGggcttttggcaaaaaacacatattttatag CGAGGGAATTCGCCAGCTATTGGAATCATTGAGAAACGAAACGAGATATCGTGCCGCTGTCATTATTCAATCCTTGTGGAGAGGTTGGTACGCAAGAAAGAAGTGGCCATCGTTGAAGTGTACGCTACAGTTGCATCAGCCAGTGACATCCGCTACAG GTCACGTtgtgaattcaaatttgaacgCACGCGCCGCCGCCGCTGCTGCTGTATCAGCAAGTATCGCGTCAGCGGCCAGCAACCTGAATGGCAGTGGCGGAGGTGCCATTTCCGTTCAACAACATGCCAACAATGCTGCAAGCGCCGCACCAGCAACAGCCAATTCGGCATCGGCTGCCGCATTGGCATCTGCGTCCGCATCCGCCACGTTGACTAGACCGCGTCCGCAACCGATCGCCGGCACTCCACCGCCGGATCCGAATGAGAAATGTGACGCTAAAATCATCCAACAGACGTGCACGTTGTTCGGATTGGATTTG GAGAGGCCACCACCAGTTCCTCCCAGTAGATCGTATACGATAACGGGAAATAAAAAGTTTGGATATCCTCAAACAAGAGTCATGAAGACTAGCTTTCCTG aggAAAGCGGCGCCGAAGTAACTTTGATGAAAGGCGACAGTGTAACTGTTGTTGGAACATCGAATAAGAGAGGCCATCTACTGGTGGAACATGCTAACCATAATTTAATCCACGTGCCTTTTCAATTCCTAGAATTAAAGCCATCAACATCTCTGACTACTGTTCAGTGA
- the dachs gene encoding unconventional myosin-Va isoform X1, which translates to MATLGLSKVFILDKYFTELQKYWETERKLQDTSSSNEAVHLQQRLRSLSSELVTLRNRLYVQGEHANHSPTSLPPPPPPPPPPHQQSSSTTSCQQQQQQQIRSSSASSTSSTTSSLQRQQKQQRQQQSAFVQSATAANNHNATNGGHNQNNSALPPTLPKNQIPIPPPHVPNAVSHAITNDVLVKHISAVNANVNDAYSNGPKSKASMLLLPSAAAKTASPTSGQLGDLIYLPGPLTEDAVFKCLQARFTAKQYFTNVGPVLISVNPFADDKNPLTLASMRSVSLDAKLLKVVQDAVRQQSETSYPQAIILSGVSGSGKTYASMLLLRQLFDVAGGGPETDAFKHLAAAFTVLRSLGSAKTASNSESSRIGHFIEVQVTHGALYRTKIHCYFLDQTRVVRPLPNEKNYHIFYQLLVGLTSEERMKLNLDGYNVNNLNYLKHGDVNQDEVDDANRFQTWKICLGVLGIPFMDVVRVLAAVLLLGNVHFVDGNKNGKTCGGSDVKSLVISEVSVVGESELNSVATLLGVSAQSLFRGITSRTHNARSQLVKSFSDANMSNLVRDSLAKALYCRTVATIVRRANSLKRLGSTLGTLSSDSNESVHNQAEVASQHASTVGTAGSKSNKSMVALNNAVRRATDGSIGILDMFGFEEPKPACLEHLCINLCAETMQHFYNTHIFKSSIESCRDEGINCDVEIDYVDNVPCIDLISSLKTGLLSMLDVECSKRGSAESYVTKVFKSEHRYKGKLFESKPFDGRTFGIQHFAGRVTYDATDFLDTNKDVVPDDLVAVFHKQTCSFGFATHLFGSELKALYTSDVVPRGISFRISPTSHSDLLNGDEPVSTLTQDFHTRLDNLLRSLVHAKPHFVRCIKANNSETPRLFDRSTVMKQIRSLQILETVTLMAGGYPHRMRFKAFNTRYRLLAPFAKMRCIEERAAEDCRLILQRIDNKSDLKQNHEVSMSWAFGKKHIFYSEGIRQLLESLRNETRYRAAVIIQSLWRGWYARKKWPSLKCTLQLHQPVTSATGHVVNSNLNARAAAAAAVSASIASAASNLNGSGGGAISVQQHANNAASAAPATANSASAAALASASASATLTRPRPQPIAGTPPPDPNEKCDAKIIQQTCTLFGLDLERPPPVPPSRSYTITGNKKFGYPQTRVMKTSFPEESGAEVTLMKGDSVTVVGTSNKRGHLLVEHANHNLIHVPFQFLELKPSTSLTTVQ; encoded by the exons ATGGCAACTTTAGGACTATCGAAAGTTTTTATCCTGGATAAATACTTCACCGAATTACAAAAGTACTGGGAAACGGAGAGAAAATTGCAAG ATACATCTTCTTCAAACGAGGCTGTTCACCTGCAGCAGCGACTTCGAAGTTTGAGTTCAGAATTGGTAACGTTGAGGAATCGATTATACGTCCAAGGAGAACACGCGAACCACTCGCCAACTTCGctgccaccaccaccaccaccacctccaCCGCCACATCAACAATCGTCTTCGACTACATCATGTcaacaacagcagcaacaacaaatTCGATCATCTTCGGCGTCCTCGACGTCGTCAACGACGTCTTCGTTGCAGCGTCAGCAAAAGCAGCAGCGCCAACAACAATCAGCGTTTGTACAATCGGCGACTGCGGCCAACAACCACAATGCCACGAACGGGGGCCATAATCAAAATAACTCTGCGTTACCTCCgacattaccaaaaaatcaaatacccaTTCCGCCACCTCATGTACCAAACGCCGTTTCGCACGCTATCACTA aTGACGTGCTTGTAAAGCACATAAGCGCCGTAAACGCCAACGTAAACGATGCGTACTCCAACGGCCCGAAATCGAAGGCTTCGATGTTGTTATTACCCTCGGCGGCGGCCAAAACTGCGTCGCCGACCAGCGGCCAGCTTGGCGATTTGATTTATTTACCCGGACCTCTGACAGAGGATGCAGTTTTTAAATGCTTGCAAGCTAGATTCACAGCCAAGCAATATTTC ACTAATGTTGGTCCAGTTTTGATATCTGTGAATCCGTTCGCCGATGACAAGAATCCGTTGACGTTGGCCAGTATGAGATCCGTATCCTTGGATGCGAAATTACTGAAAGTCGTTCAAGATGCGGTACGGCAACAGTCCGAGACAAGTTATCCGCAAGCTATTATTCTGTCGG GTGTTAGCGGCTCGGGTAAAACATACGCTTCAATGTTGCTGTTGAGGCAGTTATTCGACGTCGCTGGCGGAGGACCCGAAACGGACGCTTTCAAACATTTAGCTGCCGCATTTACTGTACTTCGTTCTTTGGGATCTGCTAAGACTGCTTCGAATTCTGAATCTAGTCGAATT GGCCATTTTATCGAAGTTCAAGTTACTCACGGTGCTTTGTACCgcacaaaaattcattgttATTTCCTCGACCAAACCAGAGTCGTGAGGCCTTTACCGAATGAAAAGAATTATCATATATTTTATCAGTTATTGGTGGGATTGACCTCCGAAGAAAGAA TGAAACTCAACTTGGACGGATACAACGTGAATAATTTGAACTATTTGAAACACGGCGACGTAAACCAGGATGAAGTTGACGACGCTAATCGTTTTCAAACGTGGAAAATTTGCTTAG GCGTATTGGGTATACCGTTTATGGACGTGGTTCGAGTTTTGGCCGCTGTTCTACTTTTGGGAAATGTGCACTTCGTCGACGgcaataaaaatggtaaaaccTGCGGTGGCAGTGACGTAAAATCACTGGTCATTTCTGAAGTGTCGGTGGTCGGCGAATCCGAGCTGAACTCTGTCGCTACTTTGTTAGGCGTATCAGCCCAGTCTCTGTTCAGAGGCATAACTTCCAGAACGCATAATGCTAGATCGCAATTGGTGAAATCGTTTTCAGATGCAAATATG TCAAACTTGGTTCGAGATTCGTTGGCCAAAGCTTTATATTGTCGTACTGTTGCAACCATAGTCCGCAGAGCAAACAGTTTGAAGAGGCTTGGTTCCACATTGGGCACTTTAAGCAGCGATTCCAACGAGTCCGTTCATAATCAAGCCGAA GTGGCGAGTCAACACGCTTCGACGGTCGGTACAGCTGGTTCCAAGTCCAATAAGTCAATGGTCGCTTTGAACAACGCTGTCAGACGAGCTACAGACGGTTCCATTGGTATTTTGGATATGTTCGGCTTCGAAGAACCCAAA CCTGCCTGCTTGGAACATTTATGCATTAATTTGTGCGCCGAGACTATGCAGCATTTCTACAACACTCACATCTTCAAATCAAGCATAGAATCGTGTCGAGACGAAGGGATCAATTGCGACGTGGAAATCGATTATGTAGACAACGTTCCATGTATCGATTTGATATCTTCTTTG AAAACGGGTCTATTAAGTATGCTGGATGTGGAATGCTCAAAACGCGGTTCGGCCGAGTCCTACGTCACCAAAGTATTCAAATCTGAGCATCGATATAAAGGCAAACTGTTCGAATCGAAACCGTTTGATGGAAGAACTTTCGGTATCCAGCATTTTGCTGGACGTGTAACGTACGATGCCACCGATTTCTTGG ATACAAATAAAGACGTGGTGCCTGATGATTTAGTCGCAGTTTTTCATAAACAAACGTGCAGTTTCGGTTTCGCTACTCATCTTTTTGGCAGCGAGTTGAAAGCTTTATATACTTCGGATGTTGTTCCACGAGGTATAAGCTTTCGAATATCACCAACGTCGCATTCTGATTT ATTGAATGGAGATGAACCTGTGTCGACGCTGACTCAAGATTTCCACACGAGGCTGGACAATTTGCTACGTTCACTGGTACACGCGAAACCACATTTTGTGCGATGTATTAAAGCGAATAATTCAGAAACACCGCGTCTGTTTGATCGTAGCACTGTCATGAAGCAGATACGTTCGttacagattttagaaactgtCACTCTGATGGCTGGTG gcTATCCTCATCGAATGCGCTTCAAAGCGTTCAATACGCGGTATCGGCTGTTGGCTCCGTTTGCTAAAATGCGCTGCATCGAAGAGCGCGCTGCCGAAGATTGTCGACTAATTTTACAACGTATTGACAACAAAAGcgatttgaaacaaaatcatgAAGTTAGCATGAGCTGggcttttggcaaaaaacacatattttatag CGAGGGAATTCGCCAGCTATTGGAATCATTGAGAAACGAAACGAGATATCGTGCCGCTGTCATTATTCAATCCTTGTGGAGAGGTTGGTACGCAAGAAAGAAGTGGCCATCGTTGAAGTGTACGCTACAGTTGCATCAGCCAGTGACATCCGCTACAG GTCACGTtgtgaattcaaatttgaacgCACGCGCCGCCGCCGCTGCTGCTGTATCAGCAAGTATCGCGTCAGCGGCCAGCAACCTGAATGGCAGTGGCGGAGGTGCCATTTCCGTTCAACAACATGCCAACAATGCTGCAAGCGCCGCACCAGCAACAGCCAATTCGGCATCGGCTGCCGCATTGGCATCTGCGTCCGCATCCGCCACGTTGACTAGACCGCGTCCGCAACCGATCGCCGGCACTCCACCGCCGGATCCGAATGAGAAATGTGACGCTAAAATCATCCAACAGACGTGCACGTTGTTCGGATTGGATTTG GAGAGGCCACCACCAGTTCCTCCCAGTAGATCGTATACGATAACGGGAAATAAAAAGTTTGGATATCCTCAAACAAGAGTCATGAAGACTAGCTTTCCTG aggAAAGCGGCGCCGAAGTAACTTTGATGAAAGGCGACAGTGTAACTGTTGTTGGAACATCGAATAAGAGAGGCCATCTACTGGTGGAACATGCTAACCATAATTTAATCCACGTGCCTTTTCAATTCCTAGAATTAAAGCCATCAACATCTCTGACTACTGTTCAGTGA